In the Brettanomyces bruxellensis chromosome 3, complete sequence genome, GACTTATTTTTGCGTTCATGCATCGCTATGAGTTGATGATtacatacatatacatcaatatttgcaacaaaaatatatgattACACCATTTGATTAGTATATACAATGTACAGCCTCCAGTGAAATGAATGAAATGCAGTTTTAGTTACCGGAATCTTAATTTctggaaaaatatataaacaATAATAGGACATCTCTCGACATCAAGCATTTTCGATAGGTATAGAAAATATGGCAGTAAATGAGTccagaaagcaaaatataGTGGAAAGAGATACTACTCCTACAAACAGTACCTCAACAGTTGGGCAACCAGACAATGCATCCCAACTTTCATCAAAACATGAAGATTCCTCaaaagataagaagaaatcaaatGCTACCGGAATAATGACATCTAATAACGACAGTCATAACCCAAGAAGGAGATCGCACTCACTTAGCTTTTATGGGAAGAAAAGGCacaaaatttcttttgattttcctAGAAAATGCAGttcattcaaaaaaatgaagtcAACATACAATGAGCAGAATAGCCACGAGAAGACACACAAATCAGACCAATCATCAAAGTCATTGTTGGCTTAcatggaaaaagaaaacggGGAAGGAAACAGTGATTCTCAGGAGACAATAAAGTATCCTCACAACATTATTCACAATGATCCATCGTTTGGTGATGCCCATTCACTAATAGAAGTTCAGGATGAGATCCAAGATTACTTGGATACTTCACTTAACTCCATACAGTGGCGTGTTTCTAATCTTTACGTTGAGCCAGGCGATTCTTCATTTGTATTCTGGTTCATGCTATCATCGTATTTCCCGCTACTTTGTGGTTGTATTGGCCCGCTCTCTAACATGATGTCTATATTTGCAATTGTGTGTTCCTGGAAGATCAGAAAAGGGTTGCCAAATGACAGCGGAGACAACGAAGGTGGCGATGAGTTTTGGGTTTATTTAGTGAATGCGACCTCGGTGGCTCTTGCTTTGGTctcaaattttttcttactaTTAAACTTCCGTAAGAAAGTTCGTTATGTCGTTTCCCAAGTCATTAGTATCAGTGGATGGTTTATCGCCAGTACAATGCTTATGTGCTTAGTAATCGTTTATCACTGGTATTTTTACTCACATCATCTTGATGATCAGTTTGACCTCAACTACGGcttttattttgcaatCGTTACAGTCTGTCTTCACTGGTTGAATTTTGTCGTTCTTTTCCTAAATGAGCTCGGGTTTTTAATGAAGAAGTATAGGCCAGTGTTTAATATTAATCAGGTGCAGAGAAGTTTGATATTTCAGTCATCATCTATGGCAGTTTGGCTACTTGTTGGAGCTATTATATCAATTAGAGTATGGGATTCTTCCTTTGGCTTCGGCCTCTATTACTGTATAATCTCAGTAGTTACGATAGGTGAGCAGCAGGACATTCCTGCAACTTCTTTGGCGAGAGGAATATCATCCTTTTGGATACTTATAGCGTTGGTGCTATTTGGTTTGATTATTTCGAGTGTCATTGATACCGTGTTAGAGTTTTCAAAAACCACGATCTATTGGCATCGCCTTGCATCCAccaaaaagatgaaaatgaagttgaagaaagaagccATGAAAACTGATAAGGAGGCATTCGATTTCATGCGTGATGTTAACAGTACTGCTGAGCTCACTCAACAGttgatttcatttttaacAAATTCCGTCGCATTctgtgcttttcttttgcttggGTGCACAGCATTCAAGTATACTGAAGACTGGTCTTTTAGCACATCGTGCTACTTTTGCTTCTGCTGCCTTGTAACATTGGGTGCTGGAAACATTATTCCGACTTCGGCAGCCGGTAGAGTTCTATTTTCAGTTTGGGCATTAGCGGCAATTCCAATTATGACAATTCTTGTTTCGAACTTGAGTGACCTCATATTTCACAGATTAAAGAAACTTGATGATATGGATATGTTTGATATAATATATCGGTTTGCAAACGGAAGAAAACATTTAAGGTTTATGACGAAGTTATTTAGGGCAAATCAGGATTCCGTTGACATTAAGACATTGGAGAATTTGATGCATGATACGAGTATATCTACATCAAAAACTCTCATGCACAGTTTACCAAAGGTTAGAGAACAAATTAATAGTGACGCATATAACATCGACGATCGCTGTGAAAGCTCGGAAGACCTAGATGAGTTGGCTCAAGCCATCAATGAATTTTCTACGATGGGTGAATTTGCATCTACAAGATCAgaagatgcaaaaaaagatgcaCCTTTCTCTGATGGCAGCGAACAGTCTGGGAATTTCGAACTATATGGAGTTTCTAATGAACCATCCACTAAAAAAGAGACGCAAATTTCTGTTCCATTAGCTACAAATCCTGTTGATGCTTTGTTTGAATTCATCTTTAACAACACTAAGCTATCAAACTTAAGTTTTTTGAACACAGACTCTTTTATCCATAGCGTGAAGATGAGTATCCATCTTCTAAATTACGTAAGAGAGGGAACATTATGTGTCTCGTATGAcgttgaaaaaattaaacgtGCCAGGGTCTATCTTATTCGGGCATTTAGGATTATTGATCCAAATTTCGACGAAGACACATTTCTCAGGAAGTACGAACTTTCGAGTGATGGGGCAACGGCGGTAATTCCTCAAGATGATTATATACTTGATCTGACACTTGATAAACCCATTGATATAGTCAATAGGCATCAAAGCGTTATATTCCCACCAGGGAAAAGTATTCATACTCTTTTTAGGAAGAAGCACGATTTTATCTTGAACCACTTAAGCACACTTCAGATTCTTCTTGCAGAGCTCCATAAAGCTTTCATCATGGTGAGATTCAAGCCAACATTTCATTACAACTTCGAAGAATGGAGAAGATTTCTCATTTTAACAGAGAACAGTGCGTACGTGAATCAGTCGAGGAAAGGTGAATTTTGGCTGGGTGATCGATCTCCGTTAAGTTTTCCGAACAGGGAGCCGGAGTATTTCGCCACCTCTTATTTGAGGCTTTTGGAGTCAAAGCTACATCGATTTGCCTGGGAATATGATCAAGACAAATATCACGTAGTTATAGATGAAgagaacaaataaaaaaaggctCTTGAGACAGGACTGTTGATTACTATGTACACCTACTCTTTGATTATAATGAAAAACATTCCTAGATCAATAAAATGTaacatcaaaatatataaaaatagaagacTACACAAAATGCAATGATATACTATGCtttaaagaaataattcttAATTAAGGAAAGCTAGAAACAAAATGTTACAAAAGAATACAAATCCAGTCATAAACAGGGCGTTCCCAAACTTCCACAGCTAACAACAAACAAGATCATAAAAAGGCGAGACAGCTATTCTAGAAAAGATATAACTTACTCAACTTACTTATTTCTTTGCAGGCTTAGCAGTGACGAACTTATCAGTCTTCTCAACGGATCTGACGACACCAACAGCAACGGTCTGTCTCATATCTCTAACAGCGAATCTTCCCAAAGGTGGGTAGTCCTTGAAAGACTCAACAACCATAGGCTTAGATGGAACCATCTTAACCATAGCAGCATCACCTCTCTTGATAGACTTAGGGTGGTCCTCAGTCTTCTTACCAGTTCTTCTGTCGATCTTCTCAATCAATTCCTCGAATTTACAAGCAATGTGAGCAGTGTGGCAGTCAACAACTGGAGAGTATCCAGCCTGAATGTGACCTGGGTGGTTCAAGATAATGACCTGAGCATTGAAGGAAGCACATCCCTTAGCTGGGTCATTCTTGGCGTCAGAGGCAACGAAACCTCTCTTGACCTCCTTGACGGAAACGTTCTTGACGTTGAAACCAATGTTGTCACCTGGGATAGCCTCTGGAAGAGAAACATGATGCATCTCAATAGACTTAACCTCAGAAGTAACACCGACTGGGGCGAAAAGAACAGTCATACCTGGCTTCATAACACCGGTCTCGACTCTTCCGACTGGAACGGTACCAACACCACCGATCTTGTAGACATCCTGCAATGGAACTCTCAGTGGCTTATCAGTTGGTCTCTTTGGAACATCAACAGCGTCAATGGCTTCCAACAAGGTCTTACCCTTGGCGACACCGCTCTTGGTCTCCTTGGTCCATCCCTTGTACCATGGGCAGTTAGTAGAGGCCTCAATCATGTTGTCTCCATTCCAACCAGAGATAGGAACGAATGGAACCTTCTTAGGGTTGTAACCAACCTTCTTGATGAAGTTAGAAACTTCCTTCTTGATCTCCTCGAATCTGTCCTTGGACCACTTAACAGAGTCCATCTTGTTGACGGCAACAATAAGCTGCTGGACACCCAAAGTGAATGCCAACAAAGCGTGCTGTCTGGTCTGACCATCCTTAGAAATACCAGCCTCAAATTCACCGACACCAGCAGCAATGATCAAAATAGCACAGTCAGCCTGAGAAGTACCAGTAATCATGTTCTTGATGAAATCTCTGTGACCTGGGGCGTCAATAACAGTGACGTGGTACTTTGGAGTCTCGAATTTCCACAAAGCGATATCAATGGTGATACCTCTCTCTCTCTCAGCTTTAAGCTTGTCCAAAACCCAAGCGTACTTGAAGGAACCCTTACCCATTTCGGCGGCCTCCTTTTCGAATTTCTCGATAGTTCTCTTGTCGATACCACCACACTTGTAGATCAAGTGACCGGTGGTGGTAGATTTACCAGAATCGACGTGACCGATAACGACGACGTTAAGATGTTGCTTTTCCTTACCCATTTTGAATACTAATTAGACCAAATGTAGTTGACGATAGAGGAAtcacaagaaaaaggaaggtAAAAAGGAAGGTACAAAAACCTAAAAGGAATGGACGACGAAATATAACCCTTTTATTTATGGAGGAATTTCCATTTGCTTTTATATACTATGCAGCAAGTAATTTAACTAGAAAATTATTGACAAggaacgaaaaaaaaatttatgtgaaaaaattttcacctttCTTCCGCATGGTGTGCTAGAATTTTCGCCATCGTTCTGAGATTTACCACGAGTGCTATTGTCTGTCTCCCGAAAAACTCTGAGCCGTATGAAATTATGAAGGGCGTCAGAAAATGGCGTGGAGGCAATAGGGGAAGGAGCTTAAAAAAACTTTCTAAATAGaggggaaaattttttttctcgttAATTCCTTTCCATATACGtattccttcttctcttgaGACAAGAATAATATTGGCGGCACAAATGCAATAGAAAAAAGTGCTTTTTTATAGAGcatccaaaaatttttcgggcccatttttcatatttcaaaaCCTTCTTTCCCTTTTGAAAGCATCTTCTCCATTAACTTTTCTTAGGATAGACATGCATCTTGATAGAACAAactattatattatatttcatttttcaatttaattttctcggtgttttctttctttccttattaTATGCAAACAATAGTTAGGATGATCATTAAGCAGTCCGTAATCACTGATCGACAAAAAATTGAGAGAAGTTCGTTAATAACAACagtttttcttctaatAATGATGCGTTTAAAGGTAAGCAAGATCTCAATTAGTTACACACTTGATGTGTTGTAATTTAACATTAGTTATGAAGTTCATATGCGGCCTATTTGTCCATATCCTGTTCGAACAATTTAAGTAGGACAGTTGATCGTGATTAAGACTTGACTTCTCTATGGCAATATACAACAATCCTTCTCCTTTCGTTTGCTGTAGAATTCCTATAAATGAAACTAATCTGAATGTGGTCAACGTGATACCTCTTATTATGATTGTTAACACATGGTTTAAAGCATGGGCCGTATCTCTGACATTATTACGCTTCTGGTACACAGCAAGTGGAATTAGAGATATAGAGTGCTCATAACGTATTGTTGACGTACCTCAAATGTTTTTAGTACTTACTCGTAGTATTTGATTTACAATTAGTTTACTTTGAATTTCAGTGTGCCTTGTAAAAATCATTCACAAGCTTCACATTTATATTTCGCATAAGCTCGTAaaacaaaatgaaaaaaaagggcgCGGtaatctttcaaatttcctAATTCATCATGAAATTggtgattttttttagggATTTTGTTAACCTTTTAGAATGCAGTAAGCGCCAAATCGCACGTTCTTTTCCTgcaagaaataaaataaaatataacaaTTATCGTAATAGATCATACAATTGACATCATTCACAAACATTAAACATTAGAATATGGAAAACTATCCAGATCACATGTCAACAGTATCCATCTCATCCCTTACCAGGCGGAGAAGAAGGCCATCTGGAAAATACCTCCgtctttccaaaaattctGTAACAAATGAACTGAATACAAGTCCACCTTCATTAAAACAATTTACATTCTGTACCCAAAGAAAAATACTGAAACCACAGAAGAGCAGTCTCAGTTCAAGGGACAATCACGGACCGAAAACCAAGAAAAGTGTCACATTTACGGTCCCGgttattcaaaatataaacaACAGGGACTCGTCTAGCGAGAACATTACAACACCATTAGTGTCTGCTAAAGAAACACTTGACACTGAATCGGACATATCAAAACTTGAGTCTTTATGCTTCGAACAACCACATATCAGCCCTCGGGAGCAAGAACAAAACAACAAAGCAGGAAATGCTTCGCAAAATGTTTCATCAAACATTCGCTGTAATACAGCCGAAAGTGACTTTGCTATtgataaattattttcagGGGATGATTATGACGAAGGGAAAATGCGTTCTAGTCCtacaaaaatggaaaaagatgcCATGGTACTACAAGAGGAAATAAGAGCTATAGATGAAACAATTAGggcattgaaaaagaagagaaaggatCTTGTGAGGAAACAACGAGTTGATTTCTGGCATGGTCTGTTTGaggggaaattttttaaaaagaCAGAACGATCTTCAACAGACGTCAGAGCAGTTTAATTAATTAGTTAGATTGAGTATATTTCGTTGGCTTAAATTGCTGTAAAAAAATGGGAGTGAAGATTTTAAGAATAGCGATCGTAATCATAAAGAGGTGGTAACGGAAATTGCCGAAGCATACGTGTGTCCTTTATgtaataatttttttgctacCCGTAATTTTCTTATCAGTAGTATGTGATCGATCAATCCACTACCTGTTCTAATATTTCCTTCCTCAAGTAGAAGGAACAATAGGTCGCGAATTGTTGAATCTGatctttcttttactttacgCTATACATTTCTCctaattattttattttatttttttaattttcatttatttcagcCGGTTTTTCTTCCCCCCTGAAAAACTCAGGGACAAATGCCGAATTCCAAATTAACCATGGGCATTTGAGATGCCTCAAGACTAGGAGGCATATCGCAAATATTCCACAGGTTGGAAGTAGATATCAGACGCTGAGTGTGCTCGGTGCTTGTCTATCATTTAAGGAAGTCATTAAATGATCATAACAACTTCAAATGAGCAACAGCCTCTTCTGCGAGGGCCGagctcatcatcatcttcaataGCTTCCCATCTGGACGGAAGCCAGTACGGATCGCTATCGCAAAATGCTGACAATACTTTGAGTCGCGATGTTTCATGGAATGCAACTGCTGAAGAGGAGAATTTCATCCAGCTTCGAAGAGGGGTGTCTGTTACTTCTCCTAGAATGCAACATCTTGGATTGACAATGTCGAAGGACCCGGAAGACGGGCGGCTTTTGGAAGTGGAGGCGTCTCTAGCACCAGAGGTGAGGATGATAACAAAGATGTCCATTCCTCTAATCATCACTTTCCTATTGCAGTACTCGTTAACCGTGGCATCTGTTTACGCAGTTGGAAATTTGGGTGCTGACGAATTGGCGGCAGTCTCACTTTCCAATTTATTGGCCAGCATTTCCTCTTATGGAATAATCCAGGGAACAGCATCCGCTCTATCAACACTCTGTCCCCAGGCGTACGGCCGAAAGGATTATAAAACAGTGGGCCTCCAGTCTCTTAGATGTGCATGCCTTTTATTGATAATCTACATCCCGATCTTCGCCGTCTGGTACTGGGGGTCCTATCCGATTCTCAACTTCTTGGCCCCCGGTATCAAGGCCACCTACTTGGCTTCCAGATATCTAAGGAGGCTTTCCTTTGGTGTTCCCGGCTTTATTGTTTTCGAAGTCACCAAACAGTATCTTCAGGCTCAGGGAATCTTTCATGCTTCCACGTGCGTCTTGGCGTTCTGCGCCCCGTT is a window encoding:
- the TEF1 gene encoding translation elongation factor EF-1 alpha, producing the protein MGKEKQHLNVVVIGHVDSGKSTTTGHLIYKCGGIDKRTIEKFEKEAAEMGKGSFKYAWVLDKLKAERERGITIDIALWKFETPKYHVTVIDAPGHRDFIKNMITGTSQADCAILIIAAGVGEFEAGISKDGQTRQHALLAFTLGVQQLIVAVNKMDSVKWSKDRFEEIKKEVSNFIKKVGYNPKKVPFVPISGWNGDNMIEASTNCPWYKGWTKETKSGVAKGKTLLEAIDAVDVPKRPTDKPLRVPLQDVYKIGGVGTVPVGRVETGVMKPGMTVLFAPVGVTSEVKSIEMHHVSLPEAIPGDNIGFNVKNVSVKEVKRGFVASDAKNDPAKGCASFNAQVIILNHPGHIQAGYSPVVDCHTAHIACKFEELIEKIDRRTGKKTEDHPKSIKRGDAAMVKMVPSKPMVVESFKDYPPLGRFAVRDMRQTVAVGVVRSVEKTDKFVTAKPAKK